TGGCCTCCGCGCAGGTGAAGTCCGCCGTGCTGCTCGCCGGTCTCAACACGCCCGGCATCACGACCGTCATCGAGCCGATCATGACGCGCGACCACACCGAGAAGATGCTGCAGGGTTTTGGCGCGAACCTGACGGTCGATACCGATGCCGACGGCGTACGCACCATTCGTCTCGAAGGCCGCGGCAAGCTGACGGGCCAGGTCATCGACGTGCCTGGCGACCCGTCCTCGACGGCCTTCCCGCTGGTGGCGGCGCTACTCGTGCCGGGCTCCGACGTCACCATTCTCAACGTGCTCATGAACCCGACGCGCACCGGCCTCATCCTGACGCTGCAGGAAATGGGCGCTGACATCGAAATCCTGAATGCGCGCCTTGCCGGCGGCGAAGACATGGCGGACCTGCGCGTGTGCTCGTCTGCGCTGAAGGGCGTCACGGTGCCGGAAGACCGCGCGCCGTCGATGATTGACGAATATCCGGTCCTCGCTGTCGCGGCCGCCTTCGCCGAAGGCACGACCGTCATGAACGGCCTCGACGAACTGCGCGTCAAGGAAAGCGACCGTCTTTCGGCCGTCGCCGATGGCCTCAAGCTCAACGGCGTCGATTGCGACGAGGGCGAAGCCTCGCTTGTCGTGCGCGGCCGCCCGGACGGCAAGGGTCTCGGCAATGCCTCGGGCGCTGCCGTCGCGACCTATCTCGATCACCGCATCGCCATGAGCTTCCTCGTCATGGGCCTCGTCTCGGAGAATCCCGTCACGGTCGACGACGCCACGATGATCGCGACGAGCTTCCCCGAATTCATGGACCTGATGACCGGCCTCGGCGCGAGGATCGAGCTTCACGATACGAAGGCCGCCTGATGACCTTCACCATCGCCATCGACGGTCCTGCCGCCGCCGGCAAGGGCACGCTCTCCCGCCGCATCGCGGAGGAGTATGGCTTCCATCACCTCGATACGGGGCTGACCTATCGGGCGACGGCGAAGGCCCTGTTGGATCGTGGCCTGCCGCTCGATGACGAGGCGGTCGCGGCCGATGTGGCGAAAAACCTCGATCTCGGTGGGCTCGAACGCTCCGTGCTGTCGGCCCACGCCATCGGCGAGGCGGCCTCGAAGATTGCTGTCATGCCCTCGGTGCGCCGGGCGCTGGTCGAGGCGCAGCAGGGTTTTGCCGCCCGCGAGCCGGGCACGGTGCTTGACGGGCGCGATATCGGCACGGTCGTCTGCCCCAAGGCGCCGGTAAAGCTCTATGTCACGGCCTCAGCCGAAGTGCGCGCGAAGCGCCGCCACGACGAGATCGTTGCCGGTGGCGGGGTGGCCGATTATGGGACGATCCTCGACGATATTCGCCGCCGCGACGAGCGCGACATGGGCCGGGCGGACAGTCCACTGAAGCCTGCTGACGATGCGCACTTGCTCGATACCTCGGAAATGAGTATAGAGGCCGCGTTTTCCGCGGCAAAGTCGTTCATCGACGCCGCGCTTAAGCGCTAGCAACGCCAGGAAAAGTGCGGAAGCGGTTTTCCGTCCGGTGTTGCGAAACATAAGAACAAGGCCTGTCCCCGCGCCGGATTTGCTGCCCAAGGGCAGCGGATAGCGCCTCGTTCATTACCAACGCTAACCCCCGGCGCCCGTGCCTTTGGCACATCAGGAGTTTCAATGTCTCAAGCAAACCCCACGCGCGAAGATTTCGCAGCCCTTCTGCAGGAATCCTTCGCCGCTAACGATCTCGCCGAAGGCTATGTCGCCAAGGGCATCGTTACCGCGATCGAAAAGGACGTCGCCATCGTCGACGTCGGCCTCAAGGTTGAAGGTCGCGTTCCGCTGAAGGAATTCGGCGCCAAGTCCAAGGACGGCACGCTGAAGGTCGGCGACGAAGTCGAAGTCTACGTCGAGCGCATCGAAAACGCGCTTGGTGAAGCTGTTCTCTCGCGCGAAAAGGCTCGCCGCGAAGAAAGCTGGGCCAAGCTCGAAGTCAAGTTCGAAGCCGGCGAGCGCGTCGAAGGCGTCATCTTCAACCAGGTCAAGGGTGGCTTCACCGTCGATCTCGACGGCGCCGTTGCCTTCCTGCCGCGTTCGCAGGTCGACATCCGTCCGATCCGCGACGTCACGCCGCTCATGCACAACCCGCAGCCCTTCGAAATCCTCAAGATGGACAAGCGCCGCGGCAACATCGTCGTTTCGCGCCGCACGGTTCTGGAAGAGTCGCGCGCCGAGCAGCGTTCTGAAATCGTTCAGAACCTCGAAGAAGGCCAGGTTGTTGACGGCGTCGTCAAGAACATCACCGATTACGGTGCGTTCGTTGACCTCGGCGGCATCGACGGCCTGCTGCACGTCACCGACATGGCCTGGCGCCGCGTCAACCATCCGTCGGAGATCCTGTCCATTGGCCAGCAGGTCAAGGTTCAGATCATCCGCATCAACCAGGAAACCCACCGCATCTCGCTCGGCATGAAGCAGCTCGAGTCGGATCCGTGGGATGGCATCGGCACGAAGTACCCGGTCGGCAAGAAGATCTCCGGCACCGTCACGAACATCACCGACTACGGTGCGTTCGTCGAGCTGGAGCCGGGCATCGAAGGCCTGATCCACATCTCCGAAATGTCCTGGACCAAGAAGAACGTACATCCCGGCAAGATCCTGTCCACGAGCCAGGAAGTCGACGTTGTCGTTCTCGAAGTCGACCCGACGAAGCGCCGCATCTCGCTCGGTCTCAAGCAGACCCTCGAGAACCCGTGGCAGGCCTTCGCGCACAGCCACCCGGCTGGCACGGAAGTCGAAGGCGAAGTCAAGAACAAGACCGAATTCGGCCTGTTCATCGGCCTCGACGGCGACGTGGACGGCATGGTTCACCTGTCGGACCTCGACTGGAACCGTCCGGGCGAGCAGGTCATCGAAGAGTTCAACAAGGGCGACGTCGTCAAGGCTGTTGTTCTGGATGTGGACGTCGACAAGGAGCGCATCTCGCTCGGCATCAAGCAGCTCGGCCGTGACTCGGTCGGTGAAGCTGCTGCTTCCGGCGACCTGCGCAAGAACGCCGTCGTTTCGGCTGAAGTCATCGCGGTCAACGATGGCGGCATCGAAGTGAAGCTCGTCAACCACGAAGACATCACCGCGTTCATCCGTCGCGGCGACCTGTCGCGTGACCGTGACGAACAGCGTCCGGAGCGTTTCTCGGTCGGCCAGACCGTCGACGCCCGCGTCCTGAACTTCTCGAAGAAGGATCGCAAGATCCAGCTTTCGATCAAGGCGCTGGAAATCGCCGAAGAGAAGGAAGCCGTCGCACAGTTCGGTTCGTCCGACTCGGGCGCTTCGCTCGGCGACATCCTCGGCGCGGCTCTGAAGAACCGCAACAACGCCGAGTAAGCCTTCGCTTACGAAACAAGAAGCCCGCGGAGAGCGATCTCCGCGGGCTTTTTCTTTGGGGGATCGGTCAGGTCCAGTAGTCGCCGAGCTTCTGGTAGAAGACGAGGCCCGGCTCTATGACGCCGACCATCTCCGCCGTCTTCTCGCGCCGGCGCGCCATGTCGGGGCTTTCCGGCTCCGGTTCCCCGCCGCCGGGGTCCTCCTGCATCTCCTCGCCGTCCTCTTCGCCGGCCGGGTCGTCCTCGCCGGGCGCATCGTCTTGTTCGGCCTCGCGGCTTTCCGGCCAGGCGATATCCTCTTCCGCCGGCAGGTAGGGCACGAAGGCGAGGGGAACGCCCTCACGGGGAATTGCTGCGGCGGGTAGCCTCTCCGGCAGGACGTCGGCCACCGCCATGGATTGGGCGGCCGCCCTGGCTTGCGGCGCGGAGGCTGCCTCGTCCGGTTCGGCGGAGGGTTGCGGCGCCGCCGCTTCCGGTTCGCCGGCTTTGGGGCGAGGCTTGCTTGCTGCCTCTTCTGTGTGCTCGCTGGCGATCTGGGCCAGTTCCTGCTCGATCGCCGGATCGAAGGGGTGTTCGAGGAGTGCTCGGATGAAGTTCGCCTCCTCCGGCGAAAGGTTTTCCATCAGGTGCGCCACCGCCTGCATGAGCTGGGCGGGGGGCGCGTCACGGGCGACGGCCTGTAGCACGCTGCGGGCAAGCGCTTGTCCCGCCGCGTTGGAAATCTGCGCCCTGGCCGGAACCTCTTCCCGTTTCAGTGTGGGGGATGCCGCTTGCGTGTCTTCCGCGCCATCCTGGTGTCGGATCACCGATTGGGCCGCATCGACTGGCCGCTGGTCGGTTGTCCTGGCGGCCGGGTTTGGCAGGCGGGATTCTGCCCGCGCCGCGGTGTTCCCGGAATTGGAAAGGATGTGTTCCGCCTCGCCCGATGGCGCGGATGTCTGGCCGGCCACGGGGCGCGGCTTGCTGCTGCCTTCGAGATCGAAAATGCGCTTCAGCGCCGTCTGGAGCGCGCGGGCGTCGCCAACCACCTGCGCCGCCTGCTGCGGACCGTGGCGGCCGACGGCGGCGAGTTGCTGGGCGGTCAGGCCGACAGGCTTCTGCTGGCGCTCCGTACCGGAAAGGTCGCCGGGCTGAAGGCTCGTCGCAAGCAGGTTGGCCAGTTTTTGCGCCTCCGGCCCGTTCGGATTGCGCACGATCTCCACGAGGCTGCGTGTCGGCATGGCTGAAAGCACGGTGCCGATCAGTTTTTCCACGCTCGGGCGAAGCTCCGGCGGCAGTCGTGCGATGATGTCGGCAAGCTTGCGGGCGTTTCCGCCCTCGCTGTCGGGCATCGCCTTCAGCGCGGCCAGCAGCGTTTCCAGAAGATCCCGGCCTGGGCTCGGCTCCGCCGTGCGCGGCATGTGCTTGAGCATGGTTTCGAGCAGGCGCAGCAGCACCTCGGCCCTGAGATTGGCGAGAGTGGCGGCGGAGGCCTGCGGCGTGGCGGCGGCGTCGGCCGGCGCACCCGCCTGCAGGGCGGGGGAGGGCTGCGATACCCCTGTCGTCGGTGCCACGCGCGGCAGCATGATGCCTCCTGTCCGTCCTTGCCGATGCGGTCCGCATCCCAGGCCTGCGAATGAATGTACCATCGTTCGTCGGATGGCGCATCATGCGCGACGCTGCGAGATGAAGTGCTTTCGGCCCGGAAAACCGGGCATTTCATGCGGGGAGGCGGCGGCGGGGCCGGCGAAACACTGAACCGCTGACTGTGGCCGGACGGGACGCCCCGAAACTCCGAACAACTACTCTTCGTTACAATTGGCATTTTATGGTTAATGAAACGCTAACGTCGCGGCGGGCGCTTCGCAGGTGCAACATTCCGCGCGCAATTTCCCCGCCGCCACGGCCTTGCCCCTTATGCTCGGCTCGCGTAAATCTTGCCGGCACTGTCGGCCGCCGGGGATTTGCGGACCGCGGATGCGGCGGAGACCCTTCGATGAACCTCACCAACCTCATCCTCAACACCGACAGCTACAAGTTCAGCCACTACCTGCAATATCCGCCGGAAACGCGGGCGATCTCCTCCTATGTCGAGGCGCGCGGCCATTCCGATCATCCGGAAGTGCTGTTCTTTGGGCTCCAGATGTTCCTGAAGGAATATCTGTCGAAACCGGTGACGATGCGGGACGTGGACGAGGCCGAGGCCATCGTCACGGCGCATGGCCTGCCGTTCAACCGCGAGGGCTGGACCCATATCGTCAACAGGCATGGCGGCTTCCTGCCGCTGCTCATCGAGGCGTTGCCGGAGGGCACGATGGTGCGCCGCGGCGTGCCGGTGGCGCAGGTGGTCAATACGGATCCGGCCTGCTTCTGGCTCACATCCTATATCGAGACGGCCTTCCTGCGCGCCATCTGGTATCCGAGCACGGTCGCCTCCAATTCGCGCAAGGTGAAGCAGGTTATCCAGCCGATCCTGGAAAAGACCTGCGACGACCCGGCCGCCGTGCTGCCCTTCCGCCTGCACGATTTCGGCGCACGCGGAACCACGAGTTTCGAGCAGGCGGGCATCGGTGGGGTGGCGCATCTCGTCAATTTCATGGGCACCGACACGGTGAGCGCGGTGCTCTATGCCCGCCGCTACTACGGTGCCGAGATGGCCGGCTTCTCCATTCCCGCCTCCGAGCATTCGACCATGACCGCCTGGGGGCAGGACCGCGAGGCGGAGGCCTACGGCAACATGGTCGACAAATTCGGCAGCAAGGGCCTCTATGCCGTGGTGTCGGACAGCTACGACATCAACAATGCCGTCGCGGAAATCTGGGGCAAACAGCTCAAGGAGCGCGTGCAGGCGGCCGGCGGCACGCTGGTCGTGCGCCCGGACAGCGGCGATCCGGTGGAAACGCCGGTGCAGGTTGTGCGCCAGCTCGCCTATGCCTTCGGCACGCATCTCAATGCCAAGGGCTACAAGGTGCTCGATAACAGCGTGCGTGTCATCCAGGGCGACGGCATCTCGCCCGCCGATATCGGCCTCATCCTCGGCCGTATGGAAGCCTTCGGCTTCTCGGCGGAAAACATCGCCTTCGGCATGGGCGCGGGGCTTCTTCAGCGCGTCAACCGCGACACCTATTCCTTCGCCATGAAGGCCAATGCCCGGCAGGACATGGAAGGGAACTGGCACGACGTCTACAAGCGCCCGGCGACCATGAACCTCAAGGCCTCGAAGGCCGGCCGGCAGGCGGTGGTCGAGGGCTATGTGGGCCTTGAAGCGGCGCGTGTCGACCAGCTCGCGGGTCGGCGGAATCTCCTGCAGCCCGTCTGGCGCGATGGCGAGCTTCTCGTCGACTGGACCTTCGATGCGGTGCGCGCCCGCGCGGCCTGATCCCTTGCAACCCGGCCCGCGCCGCGCCATCTTGAGTCTCCTGACTGGAGACGAGAGATGACGGTTCGCCCGCCGCAGGCGCTTGCCCCTTCCTTCACCAAGGAAACGGGCCTCAATATCCTCGAATACGAGCTGATGTCCGAACGGGCAGATGCGCTCGGCCGGCATGGGCTGAAGGTCGAGAAGGCGCTGGCGGTTCTGGCCGAACGTCTTGCAGCCGGTTGCGGGGAGGGGGAGCGGGAAGACCTGCTCGACGACGCGGCCGACAAGGTCTGGGCCTTCTTCATCCAGCGGGAGATGTGCGGTC
This DNA window, taken from Shinella zoogloeoides, encodes the following:
- a CDS encoding DUF6665 family protein gives rise to the protein MTVRPPQALAPSFTKETGLNILEYELMSERADALGRHGLKVEKALAVLAERLAAGCGEGEREDLLDDAADKVWAFFIQREMCGLRSQKDAVRRYGIPPEVIARLGIVRRKPESRS
- the cmk gene encoding (d)CMP kinase, with product MTFTIAIDGPAAAGKGTLSRRIAEEYGFHHLDTGLTYRATAKALLDRGLPLDDEAVAADVAKNLDLGGLERSVLSAHAIGEAASKIAVMPSVRRALVEAQQGFAAREPGTVLDGRDIGTVVCPKAPVKLYVTASAEVRAKRRHDEIVAGGGVADYGTILDDIRRRDERDMGRADSPLKPADDAHLLDTSEMSIEAAFSAAKSFIDAALKR
- the aroA gene encoding 3-phosphoshikimate 1-carboxyvinyltransferase, producing the protein MSHGAIARPATARKSSGLSGTVRIPGDKSISHRSFMFGGLASGETRITGLLEGEDVINTGKAMQAMGAKIRKEGDTWIINGVGNGALLAPQAPLDFGNAGTGCRLTMGLVGVYDFDSTFIGDASLTKRPMGRVLNPLREMGVQVTSAEGDRLPVTLRGPKTPTPITYRVPMASAQVKSAVLLAGLNTPGITTVIEPIMTRDHTEKMLQGFGANLTVDTDADGVRTIRLEGRGKLTGQVIDVPGDPSSTAFPLVAALLVPGSDVTILNVLMNPTRTGLILTLQEMGADIEILNARLAGGEDMADLRVCSSALKGVTVPEDRAPSMIDEYPVLAVAAAFAEGTTVMNGLDELRVKESDRLSAVADGLKLNGVDCDEGEASLVVRGRPDGKGLGNASGAAVATYLDHRIAMSFLVMGLVSENPVTVDDATMIATSFPEFMDLMTGLGARIELHDTKAA
- the rpsA gene encoding 30S ribosomal protein S1 — its product is MSQANPTREDFAALLQESFAANDLAEGYVAKGIVTAIEKDVAIVDVGLKVEGRVPLKEFGAKSKDGTLKVGDEVEVYVERIENALGEAVLSREKARREESWAKLEVKFEAGERVEGVIFNQVKGGFTVDLDGAVAFLPRSQVDIRPIRDVTPLMHNPQPFEILKMDKRRGNIVVSRRTVLEESRAEQRSEIVQNLEEGQVVDGVVKNITDYGAFVDLGGIDGLLHVTDMAWRRVNHPSEILSIGQQVKVQIIRINQETHRISLGMKQLESDPWDGIGTKYPVGKKISGTVTNITDYGAFVELEPGIEGLIHISEMSWTKKNVHPGKILSTSQEVDVVVLEVDPTKRRISLGLKQTLENPWQAFAHSHPAGTEVEGEVKNKTEFGLFIGLDGDVDGMVHLSDLDWNRPGEQVIEEFNKGDVVKAVVLDVDVDKERISLGIKQLGRDSVGEAAASGDLRKNAVVSAEVIAVNDGGIEVKLVNHEDITAFIRRGDLSRDRDEQRPERFSVGQTVDARVLNFSKKDRKIQLSIKALEIAEEKEAVAQFGSSDSGASLGDILGAALKNRNNAE
- a CDS encoding nicotinate phosphoribosyltransferase, with amino-acid sequence MNLTNLILNTDSYKFSHYLQYPPETRAISSYVEARGHSDHPEVLFFGLQMFLKEYLSKPVTMRDVDEAEAIVTAHGLPFNREGWTHIVNRHGGFLPLLIEALPEGTMVRRGVPVAQVVNTDPACFWLTSYIETAFLRAIWYPSTVASNSRKVKQVIQPILEKTCDDPAAVLPFRLHDFGARGTTSFEQAGIGGVAHLVNFMGTDTVSAVLYARRYYGAEMAGFSIPASEHSTMTAWGQDREAEAYGNMVDKFGSKGLYAVVSDSYDINNAVAEIWGKQLKERVQAAGGTLVVRPDSGDPVETPVQVVRQLAYAFGTHLNAKGYKVLDNSVRVIQGDGISPADIGLILGRMEAFGFSAENIAFGMGAGLLQRVNRDTYSFAMKANARQDMEGNWHDVYKRPATMNLKASKAGRQAVVEGYVGLEAARVDQLAGRRNLLQPVWRDGELLVDWTFDAVRARAA